From Scylla paramamosain isolate STU-SP2022 unplaced genomic scaffold, ASM3559412v1 Contig53, whole genome shotgun sequence, a single genomic window includes:
- the LOC135098286 gene encoding uncharacterized protein LOC135098286 encodes MHGDFHHLLQELNREDTKGYKNFLRIKPELFREMVDRLTPILAKKATRMREPLSVGLKLAVTLQFLASGDSYTSLQYSFRVSKTAICRFVPKVCQAIIDIYKPEVLKCPRTPEEWNQVAEGFSKRWNYHKCGGGLDGKHVRVKRPWHAGSLFFNYKKFHSIVLMAVADANYKFLYVDVGAEGSAGDGGTWFKCTLHDAIAQKRVGFPEHSFLPSDDTPIPFHIVADDAFALKTWLMKPYSHQSQVYEEKIFSYRLSRARRVVENAFGLLQSRFRVFGTTMLQRPAVVKIVTMCGCVMHNLILDRYSNFHPQEVDCEDGDHNVIDGSWRNIPNLMQRLQTRRGTNPTREAKAVRDYLALYYASEAGAVPWQERMVYPRGRPADEQRMEQ; translated from the coding sequence ATGCATGGCGATTTTCACCACCTGCTGCAGGAGCTCAACCGAGAAGACACCAAGGGCTACAAGAACTTCCTCCGCATCAAACCTGAACTTTTCAGAGAGATGGTGGACCGGCTTACTCCAATCCTCGCCAAAAAAGCCACCAGAATGAGAGAGCCCCTGTCAGTGGGGTTGAAGTTGGCTGTCACCCTCCAATTCCTGGCATCCGGCGATTCATATACGAGTCTGCAATACAGCTTCAGGGTCTCCAAAACCGCCATCTGTAGATTCGTACCTAAAGTCTGCCAGGCCATAATTGACATATACAAACCTGAGGTGCTCAAGTGCCCAAGAACTCCAGAAGAATGGAATCAAGTTGCCGAAGGATTCTCAAAGAGGTGGAACTATCACAAGTGTGGAGGTGGTCTGGATGGCAAGCATGTTCGAGTGAAGAGGCCCTGGCATGCAGGATCGCTGTTCTTCAATTACAAGAAGTTCCACAGCATTGTCCTCATGGCCGTCGCAGATGCAAACTACAAGTTCCTGTACGTCGACGTAGGTGCTGAAGGAagtgctggtgatggaggaactTGGTTCAAGTGCACCCTTCACGATGCCATCGCGCAGAAACGAGTGGGATTTCCAGAGCACAGCTTCCTGCCGAGTGACGACACGCCAATCCCATTCCACATTGTTGCTGATGATGCCTTCGCCCTCAAGACCTGGCTTATGAAACCTTACTCACATCAATCCCAGGTATACGAAGAAAAAATCTTCAGCTACAGGTTGTCTCGCGCCCGTCGTGTGGTGGAAAATGCTTTCGGTCTCCTGCAGTCACGATTTAGAGTCTTCGGCACTACCATGCTACAACGACCTGCAGTTGTCAAAATTGTCaccatgtgtgggtgtgtgatgcACAACCTGATATTGGACCGCTACTCAAATTTCCATCCCCAAGAAGTCGACTGCGAAGATGGTGACCATAACGTGATTGATGGATCGTGGAGGAACATACCAAATCTGATGCAACGCCTCCAAACTCGACGGGGAACAAATCCAACGAGAGAAGCAAAGGCCGTCCGAGACTACCTGGCTTTGTACTATGCATCAGAAGCAGGCGCAGTTCCCTGGCAAGAAAGGATGGTATATCCAAGAGGACGACCAGCAGACGAACAAAGGATGGagcaataa